The Hydrogenobacter thermophilus TK-6 genome window below encodes:
- a CDS encoding siroheme decarboxylase subunit alpha has protein sequence MGNEFDKILKIIQKDIPLVKEPFSVLAQEVGIEEGKLLKTIEKLVEDGIVRHIAPIYDSRLLGYDSALIAFKVDRQKLEEVANFVNACPGVSHNYERTHDFNLWFTLAVPPEISELEDVVRLMAERERVKDYLVLRVVRLFKIGVKLDYESPAEKESVDTKVYTYTPLTEEEKRIVSITQGSFPLVERPFLEYAKRLRMSEEELLEKLSALKERGVLRRISAVLYHRRAGYVANAMSVWEVPEDAIEEVGRYIAGFKGVSHCYQRTTSEKFRYNLFAMMHGKGQEEIKLLAETISREKALSKYALLFSTREFKKVRIKYFSEEFERWFKELISA, from the coding sequence ATGGGAAATGAATTTGACAAGATTCTAAAAATCATACAGAAGGATATACCGTTAGTCAAGGAGCCCTTTTCTGTGCTTGCTCAGGAGGTTGGCATTGAGGAAGGTAAACTTCTAAAGACCATAGAAAAACTTGTAGAAGATGGTATAGTAAGGCACATAGCACCCATATACGACAGCAGACTGCTCGGTTATGATTCAGCTTTAATAGCCTTCAAGGTTGACAGACAGAAATTGGAGGAGGTAGCCAACTTTGTGAATGCCTGCCCGGGTGTCAGCCACAACTACGAGCGGACGCATGACTTTAATCTGTGGTTTACCTTAGCAGTCCCACCAGAGATTTCGGAGCTTGAAGATGTCGTAAGACTGATGGCTGAAAGGGAAAGAGTTAAGGACTACCTGGTTTTAAGAGTAGTAAGGCTCTTTAAGATAGGTGTGAAGCTTGATTACGAATCTCCCGCTGAAAAGGAAAGCGTTGATACAAAGGTTTACACTTATACTCCTCTTACAGAGGAAGAGAAAAGGATAGTGAGTATTACGCAGGGAAGCTTTCCTCTTGTGGAAAGACCCTTCCTTGAGTATGCCAAAAGGCTTCGCATGTCCGAGGAAGAGCTTTTAGAAAAGCTCAGCGCACTAAAAGAGAGGGGAGTACTAAGGAGAATTTCCGCGGTACTTTACCATAGAAGAGCGGGATATGTTGCCAATGCCATGAGTGTCTGGGAAGTTCCCGAAGATGCCATAGAAGAGGTAGGCAGATACATAGCAGGCTTTAAAGGTGTTTCCCACTGCTATCAGAGGACAACTTCCGAAAAGTTCAGGTACAATCTCTTTGCCATGATGCACGGGAAGGGGCAGGAGGAGATAAAGCTTCTTGCGGAAACTATAAGCAGGGAGAAGGCACTCAGTAAGTATGCTC
- a CDS encoding RrF2 family transcriptional regulator, which translates to MIYSETVKYALLALAYLALNRDRLVKVEEIAEAQKIPKPFLSKIFHKLARERVLRSYKGPTGGFALAVPPEQITIMDVIRYLDEDYKLDYCALRPGRCEEWQVSPCRVHEKWTRLRDTIMDYLNNTTIAELAEVEEKHRHEKPVQLEKFSK; encoded by the coding sequence ATGATATACTCAGAAACAGTAAAGTATGCACTCTTGGCTTTGGCTTACTTGGCGCTCAACAGGGACAGGCTTGTCAAGGTGGAGGAGATAGCTGAAGCACAGAAGATACCTAAGCCTTTTCTGTCCAAGATATTTCACAAGCTGGCAAGGGAAAGGGTGCTCAGGTCTTACAAAGGTCCTACAGGTGGTTTTGCCCTCGCAGTACCTCCCGAACAGATTACCATAATGGATGTGATACGCTACTTGGATGAGGACTACAAGCTGGATTACTGCGCCCTGAGACCTGGAAGGTGCGAAGAGTGGCAGGTGTCGCCGTGCAGGGTACACGAAAAGTGGACGCGCCTGAGAGATACTATAATGGACTATCTTAATAACACTACCATAGCTGAGCTGGCTGAGGTGGAAGAAAAGCACAGGCATGAAAAGCCTGTGCAGTTGGAAAAGTTCTCTAAATAA
- a CDS encoding ribonucleoside triphosphate reductase encodes MLRIGGVEELKRKVERELPLVVKRDGILVPFDRSRIQRAMFKAFKAVGEFVEQSILDELVEDVVTKVLSLGKQRVHVEEIQDLVEETLILHGFAKTAKAYILYRKRREELRDISNAIVDAERVVQEYIHKQDWRVQENANASYSFSGLMLHTAGTVIAHYMLTHVYPEKIAKAHREGDFHIHDLSHGIVGYCAGWSLEDLLRKGFRGGYGKVTAGPAKHLSSLLGQIVNFLGCTQMEFAGAQALNSVDTYLAPFVRVDKLSYEEVKQLIQQLVFSLNVPSRWGSQAPFINFSFDWTVPEDMKERPVIIGGVERPDIGYYGDFQKEMDIINRAFLEVMMEGDYMERIFSFPIPTYNITPDFVWESPNARLLWRITAKYGIPYFQNFISSSLKPGDVRSMCCRLQLDLRELRSRMGGLFGSADKTGSIGVVTINLPRIAYLSKDEEEFLARLSHLMELARESLEIKRKVIERNLKKGLMPYTREYLDSFDTFFSTIGLIGMNEACLNLLGVSIAEKEGRDFAIKVLKFMREKLADFQEQTGHLYNLEATPAEGTSYRLAKIDKAKFPDIITAGEKEPYYTNSTHLPVGLTDDPFEVLEHQKDLQVLYTGGTVIHFFLQESPNELAVANFVKKVLELYPVPYITITPTFSVCEDHGYIRGEHFTCPECGKPAEVYSRVVGYYRPVQRWNRGKQEEFKDRLEYVI; translated from the coding sequence ATGCTCAGGATAGGAGGAGTGGAAGAGCTTAAAAGGAAGGTGGAGAGAGAGCTTCCTCTGGTTGTGAAAAGGGACGGGATTCTTGTTCCCTTTGACAGGTCAAGGATTCAGAGAGCTATGTTCAAAGCTTTTAAGGCTGTCGGCGAGTTTGTTGAGCAAAGCATACTTGATGAGCTTGTGGAAGATGTAGTTACAAAAGTTTTAAGCTTGGGTAAGCAGAGGGTGCATGTGGAGGAAATTCAGGACCTTGTGGAAGAAACTCTCATACTGCACGGTTTTGCCAAAACTGCAAAGGCTTACATACTGTACAGAAAGAGGAGGGAGGAACTCAGAGACATATCCAACGCCATAGTGGATGCGGAGAGGGTAGTTCAGGAGTATATACATAAGCAGGACTGGAGGGTGCAGGAAAACGCCAATGCAAGCTACTCTTTTTCCGGTCTTATGCTACATACTGCAGGCACAGTTATAGCTCATTACATGCTTACCCATGTGTATCCAGAGAAGATAGCAAAAGCTCACAGAGAGGGAGACTTTCACATACACGACCTTTCGCACGGTATAGTGGGCTACTGTGCGGGCTGGTCTCTGGAAGACCTTCTTCGTAAAGGCTTTAGAGGTGGCTACGGTAAGGTGACTGCAGGTCCCGCAAAGCACCTGTCTTCCCTTCTTGGTCAGATAGTGAACTTCTTAGGATGCACCCAGATGGAGTTTGCAGGCGCTCAGGCGCTTAATTCTGTGGACACCTATTTAGCTCCCTTTGTAAGGGTGGACAAACTCTCTTACGAGGAGGTAAAACAGCTCATCCAACAGCTGGTCTTTTCCCTGAATGTGCCATCAAGGTGGGGGTCTCAAGCACCTTTCATAAACTTCTCCTTTGACTGGACTGTGCCTGAGGACATGAAGGAAAGACCTGTCATAATAGGAGGCGTAGAGCGACCCGATATAGGCTACTACGGGGATTTCCAAAAGGAGATGGACATTATAAACAGAGCTTTCCTTGAGGTGATGATGGAAGGTGATTACATGGAAAGAATTTTCTCCTTTCCCATACCTACCTACAACATAACGCCCGACTTCGTATGGGAATCTCCGAACGCGAGGCTTCTCTGGAGGATAACTGCCAAGTACGGCATACCTTACTTCCAGAACTTCATATCCAGCTCGTTAAAGCCCGGGGATGTGAGGAGTATGTGTTGCAGGCTGCAGCTTGACCTTAGGGAACTCAGAAGCAGAATGGGGGGACTCTTTGGGAGTGCGGACAAAACGGGTAGCATAGGTGTGGTAACCATAAACCTTCCCAGAATAGCCTACTTATCAAAGGATGAGGAGGAGTTTCTCGCAAGGCTATCCCACCTTATGGAGCTTGCCAGAGAAAGCCTTGAGATAAAGAGGAAGGTCATTGAGAGAAATCTAAAGAAGGGTCTTATGCCCTATACCAGAGAATACCTGGACTCCTTTGACACTTTCTTTTCCACCATAGGTCTTATAGGTATGAACGAGGCATGCCTTAACCTGCTGGGTGTTTCCATAGCGGAGAAGGAGGGTAGGGATTTTGCAATAAAAGTCCTTAAGTTTATGAGAGAGAAGCTTGCGGACTTTCAGGAACAAACGGGACACCTTTATAACCTTGAAGCGACACCTGCAGAAGGCACCTCTTACAGGCTTGCAAAGATAGACAAGGCAAAATTTCCAGACATAATCACCGCAGGTGAAAAAGAGCCTTACTACACCAACTCCACACACCTTCCTGTGGGGCTTACAGATGACCCTTTTGAAGTGCTTGAGCATCAAAAGGACCTTCAGGTGCTTTACACGGGCGGGACAGTTATCCACTTCTTCCTTCAGGAATCTCCCAACGAGTTAGCTGTTGCCAACTTCGTTAAGAAAGTCCTTGAGTTATACCCCGTACCCTACATTACCATAACGCCTACCTTCTCCGTGTGTGAAGACCACGGCTACATCAGGGGAGAGCATTTTACATGTCCCGAGTGTGGAAAACCTGCAGAGGTTTACTCAAGAGTGGTAGGCTACTACAGACCTGTGCAGAGGTGGAACAGAGGAAAGCAGGAGGAGTTCAAGGACAGGCTTGAGTATGTTATTTAG
- the mtaB gene encoding tRNA (N(6)-L-threonylcarbamoyladenosine(37)-C(2))-methylthiotransferase MtaB yields the protein MRGVAFFTLGCRSNEFDTHFIAHQFQLKGYQVVDFDKADIYVINTCSVTAGAERSSRQAIYRAKRLNPNSLVVVTGCYAQINPQALSELKEVDLVVGNTHKRDILRIVEEYLSERKGKVYVDNVFRQNSVESFELITYFEKVRPFVKVQEGCNRFCSFCVIPFARGKSRSVLKEKVLKEAELLAERGFKEIVLTGTQLTQYGWDIATDLCDLLKDLVKIRGIELIRLSSLYPSEISQKLLDFVLLEEKIAPHFHLPLQSGSDRILQLMRRDYSVKDYVHLVEKVIEKRPLSSVGTDVIVGFPSESDKDFEETYKLLSQLPIHYMHVFPYSDREGTKACKMSRKVSQKVKKERVKTLKSLDQQKRAEFLKKNEGKELRALVIEENMLLTENYLNLEREGYTSIGELVRVKV from the coding sequence ATGAGGGGCGTAGCTTTTTTTACGCTGGGTTGCAGGAGCAACGAGTTTGACACCCACTTTATAGCTCATCAGTTTCAGCTCAAGGGCTACCAAGTTGTGGACTTTGATAAAGCTGACATATATGTAATAAACACCTGCAGTGTGACTGCAGGGGCAGAAAGGTCCTCTCGGCAGGCCATATACAGAGCCAAGAGGTTAAACCCTAATAGCTTGGTGGTGGTCACAGGTTGCTACGCACAGATAAACCCACAGGCTCTGTCTGAGTTAAAAGAGGTAGACCTGGTGGTAGGAAACACTCACAAGAGGGACATACTCAGAATAGTTGAAGAATATCTGAGCGAAAGGAAAGGAAAAGTTTATGTGGACAATGTGTTCAGACAAAACAGCGTGGAGAGTTTTGAGCTAATTACCTACTTTGAGAAGGTAAGACCTTTTGTGAAAGTTCAAGAGGGTTGCAACAGGTTCTGCAGTTTCTGTGTGATCCCCTTTGCCAGAGGCAAGTCAAGGAGCGTCCTAAAGGAGAAAGTCCTAAAGGAGGCGGAGCTTTTGGCGGAAAGGGGCTTTAAGGAAATAGTCCTAACGGGAACACAGCTCACTCAGTACGGCTGGGACATAGCAACAGACCTCTGCGACCTTTTAAAGGATCTTGTCAAGATAAGGGGGATAGAGCTTATAAGGCTATCCTCTCTCTACCCTTCGGAGATAAGTCAGAAGCTTCTGGATTTTGTGCTTTTGGAAGAGAAGATAGCCCCTCACTTTCATTTGCCACTTCAAAGTGGCTCAGACAGGATTCTACAGCTTATGAGAAGAGATTACAGCGTAAAGGACTACGTTCATCTTGTGGAGAAAGTAATAGAAAAAAGACCCCTCTCTTCTGTGGGGACGGATGTGATAGTAGGTTTCCCCTCCGAAAGTGATAAAGATTTTGAAGAGACCTACAAGCTTCTTAGCCAGCTTCCCATACACTACATGCATGTATTCCCTTACTCGGACAGGGAAGGCACAAAAGCCTGTAAGATGAGCCGGAAGGTCAGCCAGAAAGTAAAAAAGGAGAGAGTGAAAACCCTCAAATCCCTTGACCAACAAAAGAGAGCGGAGTTTTTAAAGAAGAACGAAGGTAAGGAGCTGAGAGCTTTGGTCATAGAAGAGAACATGCTCTTGACGGAAAACTACCTGAACTTAGAAAGGGAAGGCTACACATCCATAGGTGAGCTTGTAAGGGTTAAGGTTTAA
- a CDS encoding MlaE family lipid ABC transporter permease subunit, whose product MLRVIEEVGRGVILTLMGIYFMFVNPPKLRHFISQLAYLGAETVPVVVITSIFSGGVIALQTYSTFHRFNAEFLIGAVVAISMGRELGPVLASLMVVARVGSAMTASIGTMRITEQIDALEVMGINPVSYLVSPRVFAGVLGVPMLVILADIAGVFGGWFVAVKLFGVNEYLFWEKMRDIAEFYDFIGGLYKAVFFGLIISAVSCYFGFYTGGGTEGVGRATTNSVVVSSMLILISDYFLTAIIF is encoded by the coding sequence ATGTTAAGAGTTATTGAAGAGGTGGGAAGGGGAGTAATCCTTACCTTGATGGGCATATACTTTATGTTTGTAAACCCTCCAAAGCTCAGGCACTTCATAAGCCAGCTGGCTTACCTGGGTGCGGAAACTGTCCCCGTGGTGGTTATAACTTCCATATTTTCTGGTGGTGTAATTGCTCTGCAAACTTACAGCACTTTCCACAGGTTTAACGCTGAGTTTCTCATAGGAGCTGTGGTTGCCATATCCATGGGAAGGGAGCTGGGACCTGTTTTGGCATCTCTTATGGTGGTGGCAAGAGTAGGCTCTGCCATGACTGCCAGTATAGGCACTATGAGGATAACGGAGCAGATAGATGCGCTAGAAGTTATGGGCATAAATCCTGTGAGTTATCTGGTGTCTCCCAGGGTATTTGCAGGAGTTTTAGGTGTTCCTATGCTGGTAATTCTGGCAGACATAGCGGGTGTGTTTGGTGGTTGGTTTGTTGCGGTAAAGCTCTTTGGCGTAAACGAGTACCTCTTCTGGGAGAAAATGAGGGACATAGCTGAGTTTTATGACTTTATAGGCGGTCTTTACAAGGCTGTTTTCTTTGGTCTTATCATCTCAGCGGTTAGCTGTTATTTTGGCTTTTACACAGGCGGTGGCACAGAAGGTGTAGGCAGAGCCACCACCAACAGCGTAGTAGTCTCCTCTATGCTAATACTCATATCCGACTACTTCCTGACTGCCATCATATTCTAA
- the aroC gene encoding chorismate synthase: MPIRFLTAGESHGKAVVCILEGIPANLDISTEYINRELERRQRGYGRGGRMKIEKDSVEILSGVRFGKTLGSPIAMLVQNRDWENWQEKMAIEGKRPEGAVPFTRPRPGHADLVGGIKYNQRDLRNVLERASARETVGRVAVGTVCKRFLEELGIKIGSYVVSIGKCSPPLKEQDLLRRHELAESSSVRFPDPTKDEEFMKVIDEAREKGESLGGIFEVFAVGVPPGLGSHIQWDKRIDGRIAQAILSIHAIKGVEFGLGFEAGRRFGSEVHDEIGWSEKDGYFRYSNHLGGTEGGMTNGMPLLVRAVMKPIPTLTKPLRSVDIETKEEVRAGKERSDVVAVPAASVVAEAMLAIVLADALLEKLGGDFMEEVKERYERYLRHVKSY, encoded by the coding sequence ATGCCTATAAGGTTTCTGACCGCAGGGGAGTCTCACGGAAAGGCTGTAGTTTGCATACTTGAGGGTATTCCGGCTAACTTGGATATCAGCACGGAATACATAAACAGGGAGCTGGAGAGAAGACAGAGAGGATACGGAAGGGGAGGAAGGATGAAAATAGAAAAAGACAGTGTGGAGATACTATCGGGTGTACGCTTTGGTAAAACTCTGGGTAGTCCAATAGCCATGCTGGTGCAAAACAGAGACTGGGAAAACTGGCAGGAGAAGATGGCTATAGAAGGGAAAAGACCGGAGGGTGCTGTGCCTTTCACAAGACCACGGCCGGGTCATGCAGACCTGGTGGGTGGCATAAAGTATAACCAGAGAGACCTCAGAAATGTGCTAGAGAGGGCTTCCGCGAGGGAGACGGTGGGTAGGGTAGCGGTGGGTACGGTATGCAAAAGGTTTCTGGAAGAACTCGGCATAAAGATAGGCAGCTATGTGGTAAGCATAGGAAAGTGCTCTCCTCCTCTGAAGGAGCAGGACCTTTTGAGAAGGCACGAGCTTGCTGAGTCTTCTTCTGTAAGATTTCCCGACCCTACAAAGGATGAGGAGTTTATGAAGGTTATAGACGAGGCAAGAGAGAAAGGCGAGAGCTTGGGGGGTATATTTGAAGTGTTTGCTGTGGGTGTCCCTCCAGGACTTGGTAGCCACATCCAGTGGGACAAAAGGATAGACGGAAGGATAGCGCAGGCAATACTTAGCATACATGCCATAAAAGGTGTGGAGTTCGGGCTTGGCTTTGAAGCCGGCAGGCGCTTTGGTTCTGAGGTGCATGACGAGATAGGATGGTCAGAAAAAGATGGATACTTTAGATACTCCAACCACCTTGGAGGAACGGAGGGTGGAATGACCAACGGCATGCCACTGCTTGTAAGAGCCGTAATGAAACCTATACCTACACTTACAAAACCACTAAGGAGTGTGGATATAGAAACCAAAGAGGAGGTAAGAGCCGGAAAGGAGAGGTCGGATGTGGTTGCGGTGCCTGCAGCATCCGTAGTGGCTGAAGCCATGCTTGCCATAGTGCTGGCGGATGCTCTTCTGGAGAAGCTTGGTGGGGACTTTATGGAGGAGGTAAAGGAGAGGTACGAGAGGTACTTAAGGCATGTTAAGAGTTATTGA
- the rpmB gene encoding 50S ribosomal protein L28, which translates to MARCYVCGKTTKFGKSVTFSAERNSRTFKPNLHKMRVRLNNGTVKRVYVCAKCLKAGKVVKAVRTG; encoded by the coding sequence ATGGCAAGGTGTTATGTGTGTGGCAAAACCACCAAGTTTGGCAAAAGTGTGACCTTTTCCGCGGAGCGAAACTCCAGAACTTTCAAGCCAAACCTTCACAAGATGAGAGTAAGGCTAAACAACGGCACTGTTAAGAGGGTTTATGTGTGTGCCAAGTGCCTGAAGGCTGGTAAGGTGGTAAAGGCGGTAAGAACAGGCTGA
- a CDS encoding DUF2325 domain-containing protein has translation MRLVILGGHDRLKSKVEEMAKRYRLSIKFINQETQQNIDSALACADWVIVFTSLSGHNMVKLAKKYAKDRCIFCHSHGVCSLEKKIKELVNEVK, from the coding sequence ATGAGGCTGGTAATTCTAGGAGGTCATGACAGGCTAAAGTCTAAGGTGGAGGAAATGGCTAAGAGATATCGCTTGAGCATAAAGTTCATAAATCAGGAAACTCAGCAGAACATAGACAGCGCTCTGGCGTGCGCGGACTGGGTAATAGTATTTACATCTTTGAGCGGGCACAACATGGTAAAGCTTGCCAAAAAGTACGCAAAGGATAGGTGCATCTTTTGCCACTCTCACGGGGTTTGTAGCCTTGAGAAGAAGATCAAGGAGCTGGTAAATGAGGTAAAATAA
- a CDS encoding SCP2 sterol-binding domain-containing protein — MKWVMLSFLGIVGSSFAVPVFMDGEYAKAFCDAWNKTPQLVEELGKSESWTAVPERKIFMYREDCGEAKQIQLTIKNEQGKAVCVYGGPAKDKRGPNDFLMYAQTQRWLEMGKGEYGPMKAMMFGRLKFEGPKFVAMKNMGPFEAFLKLIDKPPHDASRCP, encoded by the coding sequence ATGAAGTGGGTTATGTTGAGTTTTTTAGGAATTGTGGGAAGCTCCTTTGCGGTGCCTGTCTTCATGGACGGTGAGTATGCCAAAGCTTTCTGCGATGCATGGAACAAAACACCGCAACTTGTGGAAGAGCTTGGCAAGAGCGAAAGCTGGACGGCGGTGCCGGAGAGAAAAATATTCATGTACAGAGAGGACTGCGGTGAAGCAAAACAGATTCAGCTAACCATAAAAAACGAGCAGGGGAAAGCTGTATGCGTTTACGGTGGTCCAGCCAAAGACAAGAGAGGTCCCAACGACTTTCTCATGTATGCCCAAACCCAGAGATGGCTGGAGATGGGAAAGGGAGAGTACGGACCTATGAAGGCTATGATGTTTGGAAGGCTCAAGTTTGAAGGTCCCAAGTTCGTTGCCATGAAAAACATGGGACCCTTCGAAGCCTTCTTAAAATTGATAGATAAGCCTCCTCACGATGCGAGCAGGTGTCCATAA
- the truA gene encoding tRNA pseudouridine(38-40) synthase TruA produces the protein MPNYVLLLSYVGTNFHGWQVQPNLRTVQGVIKESLEKVFREDIKLVGCCRTDAGVHAKEYVANFYAKKEMEPYKLLKALNSLLPEDVGIKRVWVQEGFNARYSVRGKVYVYRVLNSFSRDAFIEPFAWRVPQKLDLSKMQKACELLAGRRDFSAFAKKEEEDKNTVIDLEEVRLSKVEDLIEISFRARSFLRYMVRRMVGCMVQIGLGRINLSHLEEYLSNRKTCPYTAKAKGLTLEKVLL, from the coding sequence ATGCCCAACTATGTACTCTTGCTTTCCTATGTGGGCACAAACTTTCACGGCTGGCAGGTACAACCAAACCTCAGGACCGTTCAGGGTGTTATAAAGGAGAGTTTAGAAAAGGTGTTTAGAGAGGATATCAAGCTGGTTGGGTGTTGCAGGACGGATGCGGGAGTGCATGCAAAAGAGTATGTGGCAAACTTTTATGCCAAAAAGGAGATGGAGCCTTATAAACTTTTAAAAGCTCTAAACTCTCTGCTACCTGAGGATGTGGGCATAAAGAGGGTGTGGGTGCAAGAGGGGTTCAACGCCAGATACTCGGTTAGGGGTAAGGTGTATGTCTACAGAGTGCTAAACTCCTTCTCACGGGACGCTTTTATAGAGCCCTTCGCCTGGAGGGTTCCACAAAAGCTTGACCTTTCTAAGATGCAAAAAGCTTGTGAGCTTTTAGCAGGCAGGAGAGATTTTTCCGCCTTTGCCAAGAAGGAAGAGGAGGATAAAAACACTGTGATAGACCTGGAGGAGGTGAGACTTTCAAAGGTGGAAGACCTCATAGAGATAAGCTTCAGGGCAAGGAGCTTTTTGAGGTACATGGTCAGAAGAATGGTAGGCTGTATGGTCCAGATAGGTTTGGGGAGAATAAATCTATCACATTTGGAGGAGTACCTTTCCAACAGAAAAACCTGCCCCTACACAGCTAAAGCCAAAGGACTGACCTTAGAAAAAGTTCTGCTTTAA